CGCCGTCGCAGTACGAGGCGTGGTTCCCGTCGCTGGCCCACGAGCCCGAGCACCTCGAGCTCACCCTCGACGCCGCCGCGGCCGCGTTCGCCGAGCTGTCGGCCGGCGCGTGAGCGCCGCGCTCGGGGCGGTCGCCGCCGCCGTGCGGGCCGAGGGCGGCCTGCTGGCCGGCGCCCTCGTGGAGCCCCCGGCGCCGGGCGACGGCGGGCTGGGGACCCTGGCGGCCGGCGGCCCGCGCGCCGCGGGGCGTGAGGCGGAGCTGGCGGAGGTGGTCGAGGCCGTCCGCGAGGGCCACCTGCTGCACCACGGCCGGGCGCGCGTGCTGTCCCAGGACGACCCCGACCTCGCCCTGCTCGCGGGCGACCGGCTCTACGCCCTGGGCCTCGAGCGCCTGGCGGCCGCCGGGGACGTCGTCAGCGTCCGCGCGCTGGCCGACGTCATCGCCCTCGCCGCGCAGGCCGCAGCGGCCGGTGACGAGGACCTCTCCGCGGCGGTGTGGGAGGCCGGCGCGACGGAGGTCGGCTGGGGTCCCGGACCGGGCCTCGACGAGGCCAAAGAGCTGGCGCGTGCAGGGGATCCCGGTGCGGCCGCCGCCCTGCGAGCCGCGGCGCGCCACGCTCGCGAAGATCTGGCGCCGAACCGTCCTCGGACCGGCACCCCCGGGCCGGACGGCTCCTAAGCTGAGCCAGCGATAAAGTCCCGCGTCCCGTCCAGCCCCTCCCGCTGGCGGCAGGACGCAGGAGCGCCCCTCACGTGCCCAAGAAGCAAGCACCCAGCAAGTACACCGCCGACCGCCGCATCGCGGGCGCCTTCGAGGGCGAGACCGTCACCCGCCGGCGGTTCATGACCCTGTCGGCCCACGGCGCCGGCGCCGTCGCCGCCTCGGCCTTCCTCCTCCCGGCCCTGGGCTTCGCCCTCGGCCCGCTGTTCGAGGAGATGGACCAGCCGTGGCAGGCCGTCGGGTCCGAGGACGAGTTCTCCGACGACACCTACGTCCCGAAGGTGTTCACCCAGTCGGCGCGCATCGGCCAGTCCGGCAAGTCGACGGTCTACATCCGCAAGCGCAACCCGGAGATCGACACCGAGAAGCTGCCCAAGGGCTTCGAGGACGAGACGTACGTCGCCATCTCGCACCGCTGCATGCACCTCGGCTGCCCGGTCCGCTACGTCCAGGCCGCCGAGCGCTTCATCTGCCCGTGCCACGGCGGCGTCTACAACTTCCGCGGCGAGGTCGACGGCGGGCCGCCCGTCCGTCCGCTGGACCGCCACTACACGCGCGTGCGCAACGGCCAGGTGGAGATCGGGCCGCGGTTCTCCGTCAACGGCCACCTCGAGCGCTTCAGCCCGCGCGACCCCGGTGAGCCGCTCGACGGCATCGGCCAGTACCTGTACCCGTCGCGGCCGTCGATCCGGAAGCTCTCCGAAGGCGAGTAGGACCCATGCCGAAGCTCAAGCTCCCCGCTCCCCCGCTGCCCCCGGGCGTGCCGAAGCCCAAGCCCAAGCGGCCCGGCACCCCCAAGCAGACCCCGCTCGACGTCGCCGCCGACGCCGGCGCGAGCGCCGTCGACTGGATCGACGAGCGCACCTCGCTGTCCGGCGGTCTGCGGTGGATGCTCTTCCGCAAGGTCCCGAAGGGGACGAACTGGTTCTACACGCTGGGCTCGGCGACGATGTTCGCCTTCCTGAGCCAGGCGGTGACGGGCGTCTTCCTCGCGATGTACTACCGGCCCGACGCCGCCGGCGGGGCCTACGAGTCCATGCGCTACGTCAACGACGAGGTCTTCCTCGGCGAGTTCGTGCACGGCATGCACAAGTGGGGCTCGTCGGTGATGGTCATCCTGATCTTCCTGCACATGGCGCGCACGTTCTTCTTCGGCGCGTACAAGTACCCGCGGGAGCTCAACTGGGTCATCGGCGTGGCGCTGCTGATCCTCACGATGGCCATGTCCTTCACGGGCTACCTGCTGCCGTTCGACCAGCGCTCCTACTGGGCGACGATCGTCGGCGTGAACATCAACGGCACGGGTCCGCTCGTCGGTCCGTACCTGTCGGACTTCCTGCGCGGCGGCCCCGAGTTCGGCGCCACCTCGCTCTCGCGCTTCTACGCGATCCACATGATGCTGATCCCGGGCGCGATCGCCGCGCTCATGGGCGCGCACCTGTACCTGGTGGCGAAGCTCGGCACGACGGCGCCGCCGTGGATCCGGGCCGAGAAGTCCGACGCCGTGCGTGAGGAGAAGGCGTAGTGAACCGCCAGGAGAAGGAGCAGTACCTCCGCGAGTACTCGATCCTCAAGGCGCAGGGGAAGCCGTTCTTCCCCTACGCCGTGGCGAAGGACTCGGCGATGGCGTGCGTGGTGATGCTCGTCATCATCCTCATGTCGCTGATCCTCGGCGCGGAGCTGGGGCCGAAGGCCGACCCGACGACGACGACCTACTCGCCGCGTCCGGAGTGGTACTTCTTCTTCCTCTTCGAGCTCCTGAAGGTCGTCAAGGAGCCCGCGCTGACGCCGCTCGCCACCATCGGCGTGCCGACGATCTGCATGATCCTGCTGTTCCTGCTGCCGTTCTACGACCGCAGCGCGGAGCGGCGTCCTGAGCGCCGTCCGGTCGCCACGACCGCCGGCATCCTCACCATCGGCGCCATGGCCTACCTGACGTACCTGGGTGCCTCGGCCGGCGCGCCGACGCAGATCGACCTCGAGACGCCGTCGCGCATCCAGGCGCAGGGCGCGCAGATGGTCGCCCAGTACGAGTCGGGCAAGCAGGTCGTCGCCCAGTCGGGCTGCCTGGCGTGCCACAAGCTCGGCAAGAACGGCAACGAGGGCCCCGGCCCGGAGCTGACCGACATCGCCGACCGCCTGCCGCGTCAGGCCATCCAGCGCACGCTGATCAACCCGACGGCGCCGATGCCGTCGTTCGCCGCCCTCCAGCGCAACTCGCCGGAGAAGTTCGCCGCCATGGTGGCTTTCCTCGGGGAGCTCAAGGAGGAGGAGGGCGACGAGTC
The DNA window shown above is from Conexibacter sp. SYSU D00693 and carries:
- a CDS encoding cytochrome b N-terminal domain-containing protein — its product is MPKLKLPAPPLPPGVPKPKPKRPGTPKQTPLDVAADAGASAVDWIDERTSLSGGLRWMLFRKVPKGTNWFYTLGSATMFAFLSQAVTGVFLAMYYRPDAAGGAYESMRYVNDEVFLGEFVHGMHKWGSSVMVILIFLHMARTFFFGAYKYPRELNWVIGVALLILTMAMSFTGYLLPFDQRSYWATIVGVNINGTGPLVGPYLSDFLRGGPEFGATSLSRFYAIHMMLIPGAIAALMGAHLYLVAKLGTTAPPWIRAEKSDAVREEKA
- a CDS encoding ubiquinol-cytochrome c reductase iron-sulfur subunit; translation: MPKKQAPSKYTADRRIAGAFEGETVTRRRFMTLSAHGAGAVAASAFLLPALGFALGPLFEEMDQPWQAVGSEDEFSDDTYVPKVFTQSARIGQSGKSTVYIRKRNPEIDTEKLPKGFEDETYVAISHRCMHLGCPVRYVQAAERFICPCHGGVYNFRGEVDGGPPVRPLDRHYTRVRNGQVEIGPRFSVNGHLERFSPRDPGEPLDGIGQYLYPSRPSIRKLSEGE
- a CDS encoding menaquinol-cytochrome c reductase cytochrome b/c subunit, whose protein sequence is MNRQEKEQYLREYSILKAQGKPFFPYAVAKDSAMACVVMLVIILMSLILGAELGPKADPTTTTYSPRPEWYFFFLFELLKVVKEPALTPLATIGVPTICMILLFLLPFYDRSAERRPERRPVATTAGILTIGAMAYLTYLGASAGAPTQIDLETPSRIQAQGAQMVAQYESGKQVVAQSGCLACHKLGKNGNEGPGPELTDIADRLPRQAIQRTLINPTAPMPSFAALQRNSPEKFAAMVAFLGELKEEEGDESEDDAPVNAQRRP